In the genome of Carnobacterium viridans, one region contains:
- a CDS encoding nicotinate phosphoribosyltransferase: MNTIYPDDSWALHTDLYQINMMKTYWELGKADTHAVFESYYRSNPFDSGYAIFAGLERVVHYIQSLKFTKSDIDYLRSLDTYPEAFLEYLKNFKFRGTIRSMVEGEVVFAGEPLLQVEGPLADCQLVETAILNILNYQTLIATKASAIKAIVKDEPVLEFGTRRAQEMDAAIWGTRAAYIGGCDATSNTRAGKIFGIPVSGTHAHSLVQVYRNDYDAFMAYGTTHKDCVFLVDTYDTLKSGVPNAIRVAKELGNKINFQGVRIDSGDMAYISKRVRQQLDDAGFTEAKIYASNDLDDKTILNLKMQGARIDVWGVGTKLITAYDQPALGAVYKLVSIEDEQGNMVDTLKLSSNAEKVSTPGKKQVWRITKNDDGKSEGDYITLWEERPDQKEELFMFHPVHTYINKTVKNFSARPLLKEIFVDGTLVYDLPKLPEIKAYAEISLGMLWEEYKRSLNPEAYPVDLSQAAYDHKIKSIEKVRDEVNSLAK, encoded by the coding sequence ATGAATACTATTTATCCAGATGACAGTTGGGCATTACACACTGATCTATACCAAATCAATATGATGAAAACGTATTGGGAGTTAGGAAAAGCAGACACTCATGCGGTTTTTGAATCGTATTACAGAAGTAATCCCTTTGACAGCGGCTATGCTATTTTCGCTGGTTTAGAGCGTGTTGTGCACTACATTCAAAGTTTGAAGTTTACAAAAAGCGATATCGATTATTTGAGAAGTTTAGATACTTACCCGGAGGCATTTTTAGAATATCTGAAGAATTTTAAATTTAGAGGAACGATTCGTTCGATGGTAGAAGGGGAAGTGGTATTTGCTGGAGAACCCTTACTACAAGTTGAAGGGCCTTTAGCCGATTGTCAATTAGTTGAGACAGCAATCTTGAACATACTTAATTACCAAACGCTTATCGCTACTAAGGCATCTGCAATCAAGGCAATCGTAAAAGATGAACCTGTCTTAGAGTTTGGAACAAGGAGAGCTCAAGAGATGGATGCAGCTATTTGGGGAACAAGAGCAGCTTATATTGGCGGATGTGATGCAACCAGTAATACGCGTGCGGGCAAAATCTTTGGCATTCCGGTCAGCGGAACACATGCTCATTCATTAGTCCAAGTCTACCGAAATGATTACGATGCTTTCATGGCTTATGGAACAACGCATAAAGACTGTGTCTTTTTAGTAGATACTTATGACACATTAAAATCTGGTGTGCCTAATGCTATTCGAGTAGCAAAAGAACTTGGCAATAAGATTAACTTCCAAGGCGTTCGTATCGACAGCGGCGATATGGCTTACATTTCAAAACGTGTACGTCAACAGCTTGATGATGCAGGTTTCACTGAAGCCAAAATATATGCATCTAATGATTTAGATGATAAAACGATTTTAAACTTGAAAATGCAAGGTGCTAGAATCGATGTATGGGGCGTGGGAACAAAATTAATCACAGCTTACGACCAACCGGCTCTTGGAGCAGTGTATAAATTAGTTTCCATTGAAGATGAACAAGGAAACATGGTAGACACATTGAAGCTTTCCAGCAATGCTGAAAAAGTTTCAACACCAGGTAAAAAACAAGTTTGGCGCATCACCAAAAATGATGATGGGAAATCTGAAGGAGATTACATTACGCTCTGGGAAGAAAGACCCGATCAAAAAGAAGAATTGTTTATGTTTCATCCTGTGCACACGTATATCAATAAAACGGTCAAGAATTTTAGTGCTAGACCGCTCTTAAAAGAAATTTTTGTTGACGGTACTTTGGTTTATGATTTGCCAAAATTACCAGAGATCAAAGCTTATGCAGAAATCAGTTTAGGTATGCTTTGGGAAGAATATAAGCGCAGTTTAAATCCTGAGGCTTATCCCGTCGATTTATCGCAAGCGGCTTATGACCATAAGATCAAATCGATTGAAAAAGTACGCGATGAAGTAAATAGTTTGGCTAAATAA
- a CDS encoding Tex family protein, whose amino-acid sequence MTETNETIVLDLLKNELKSYSKKQLTTVLDLLAEGNTVPFIARYRKEMTGTLDEVQIREIEERHSYLTNLEKRKNDVLRSIEDQGKLTSELEGKIKKAAKMQLVEDLYRPFKQKRRTKATIAKESGLEPLAQWLLTFPTEDIIAEAEKYVSDENQVATSADALAGAHEILAELIGDEPKYRTWIREYSSKNGAITAKVKNADKDEKGTFEMYYDYSEPLSKVASHRILAMNRGEKEDILKVSFDLDERRIHDYLEKQLIEQPQSTAAPFITAAYEDSYKRFIGPSIEREIRAELTETAGEQAIHIFGENLRNLLLQAPLKGKIVLGLDPAYRTGCKLAVIDPTGKVLAIDVIYPHKPAGAAARAEAADKFKQLVESYEVEMIAIGNGTASRESETFVAENLKELDRQVFYVIVNEAGASVYSASKTAREEFPDLQVEQRSAVSIARRLQDPLAELVKIDPKSVGVGQYQHDVSQKRLEERLDFVVETAVNQVGVNVNTASAPLLQHVAGLNKTTATNVVAYREENGRFASRAQLKKVSRLGPKAYEQAVGFLRIIDGKNVLDNTGIHPETYKEAKEILELAELSLAKVGSMEAKKALEKLDLALLAEQVGLGKETVKDMVQALSQPGRDLRDELSAPLLRTDVLSMEDLVPGMELEGTVRNVVDFGAFVDIGVKQDGMVHISKLSKGYIQHPTNVVSVGDVVTVWVDDVDLKKGRIALTMLKPKE is encoded by the coding sequence ATGACTGAAACAAATGAAACGATTGTCTTAGACTTATTAAAAAACGAATTGAAAAGTTACTCTAAAAAGCAATTAACAACTGTGTTAGATTTATTAGCTGAAGGGAATACAGTCCCTTTTATAGCTCGTTACCGGAAAGAAATGACGGGGACGTTGGATGAAGTTCAAATACGCGAAATAGAAGAGCGTCACAGCTATTTGACCAATCTAGAAAAACGTAAAAATGACGTGTTAAGAAGCATTGAAGACCAAGGGAAGTTAACATCTGAACTTGAAGGGAAAATCAAAAAAGCAGCAAAAATGCAATTAGTGGAAGATCTGTATCGTCCATTTAAACAAAAACGTCGTACAAAAGCAACGATAGCAAAAGAAAGCGGCTTGGAACCCTTAGCGCAATGGTTGCTGACTTTTCCAACAGAAGACATAATTGCTGAAGCAGAGAAGTATGTGAGTGACGAAAATCAAGTTGCAACAAGTGCAGATGCATTAGCTGGTGCTCATGAAATTCTTGCTGAACTTATCGGAGACGAACCAAAATACCGTACGTGGATCCGCGAGTACAGTTCTAAAAACGGAGCGATTACAGCTAAAGTCAAAAATGCTGATAAAGATGAAAAAGGGACTTTTGAGATGTATTACGACTATAGTGAACCCTTGTCAAAAGTTGCCTCACACCGTATTTTGGCTATGAATCGCGGCGAAAAAGAAGATATTTTGAAAGTTTCTTTTGATCTGGATGAAAGAAGGATCCATGATTATTTAGAAAAGCAATTGATTGAACAACCGCAATCAACAGCTGCTCCTTTTATAACAGCAGCATATGAAGACAGCTACAAACGGTTTATCGGACCATCGATCGAACGTGAGATCCGTGCCGAATTAACGGAAACAGCTGGAGAACAAGCCATTCATATTTTTGGTGAAAATTTACGTAATTTATTATTGCAAGCTCCTTTAAAAGGTAAAATTGTTTTAGGCTTAGATCCAGCTTATCGTACAGGTTGTAAGTTAGCGGTCATTGACCCTACAGGGAAAGTATTAGCTATTGATGTGATCTATCCGCATAAACCAGCAGGTGCAGCTGCACGTGCTGAAGCAGCTGATAAATTCAAACAGTTGGTTGAGTCTTATGAAGTTGAAATGATCGCGATAGGAAATGGAACAGCTAGTCGTGAATCTGAAACATTCGTTGCTGAAAACTTAAAAGAACTAGATCGACAAGTCTTTTATGTCATTGTCAATGAAGCAGGGGCATCCGTTTATTCAGCAAGTAAAACGGCTAGAGAAGAATTTCCGGATTTACAGGTTGAACAAAGAAGTGCAGTTAGTATCGCTCGACGATTGCAAGATCCATTAGCCGAACTTGTAAAAATCGACCCTAAATCAGTTGGTGTAGGTCAATATCAACACGATGTTTCTCAAAAACGCTTAGAAGAACGCCTTGATTTTGTAGTAGAAACGGCGGTTAACCAAGTGGGTGTCAATGTGAACACTGCAAGTGCACCTTTATTGCAGCATGTTGCCGGTCTAAATAAAACAACAGCAACGAATGTCGTAGCTTACCGTGAAGAAAATGGCCGATTTGCAAGTCGTGCTCAATTGAAAAAAGTTTCTCGTTTAGGCCCTAAAGCGTATGAACAAGCGGTTGGATTCTTACGGATCATCGATGGGAAAAATGTATTGGACAATACAGGTATTCATCCTGAAACGTATAAAGAAGCTAAAGAAATTCTTGAATTAGCTGAACTTTCATTGGCGAAAGTTGGCAGTATGGAAGCCAAGAAGGCGTTAGAAAAATTAGATTTAGCGCTGCTGGCAGAACAAGTTGGCTTAGGAAAAGAAACCGTAAAAGATATGGTGCAAGCTTTATCACAACCTGGTCGCGATTTGCGAGATGAATTGTCTGCTCCATTGTTACGCACAGATGTCTTAAGTATGGAAGACTTAGTGCCAGGTATGGAATTAGAAGGAACCGTTAGAAACGTAGTCGATTTTGGTGCATTTGTGGATATAGGGGTCAAACAAGATGGAATGGTCCATATCTCTAAATTAAGCAAAGGTTATATCCAACATCCGACAAATGTCGTTTCAGTTGGAGATGTCGTGACCGTTTGGGTCGATGATGTAGATTTGAAAAAAGGGCGCATTGCGTTAACGATGTTAAAACCAAAAGAATAA
- a CDS encoding glycosyltransferase family 2 protein, whose amino-acid sequence MEKLSLVIPCYNEEQTIPLFFDAVEKIQSLLENTTIEYIFVNDGSKDHTLTILREMVQQHPTTIRYLSFSRNFGKEAALYAGLEHATGDYVAVMDVDLQDPPELLPQMLRLIREEAYDCVGTRRVSRKGEPPLRSFLAKEFYRIMNRISAVEFVDGARDYRLMTRQMVEAILSMTEVNRFSKGIFSWVGFDTKYLEFENKERSAGKSTWSIWTLFKYSLDAIVDFSDIPLAIASFVGLFSFVAAVFFMIVIVIRTVLFDDPTAGWPSLVTIILAIGGLQLFCLGIVGKYLGKTYLETKKRPIYILKETDNNQKNEKKQKKVL is encoded by the coding sequence ATGGAAAAATTGTCACTTGTCATTCCTTGTTATAACGAGGAACAGACGATTCCCCTTTTTTTTGATGCAGTTGAAAAGATACAGTCACTATTAGAGAATACAACTATTGAATATATCTTTGTCAATGATGGTTCAAAGGATCATACGTTGACTATTTTACGCGAAATGGTTCAACAACATCCAACGACCATTAGATATCTGTCTTTTTCGCGAAACTTTGGCAAAGAAGCTGCTTTATATGCTGGCTTAGAACATGCTACAGGAGATTATGTAGCAGTGATGGATGTTGACTTACAAGATCCACCTGAATTGCTGCCTCAAATGCTTCGTCTGATACGTGAAGAAGCATACGATTGTGTAGGGACAAGGAGAGTGAGCCGAAAAGGCGAACCGCCGCTCCGTTCTTTTTTAGCAAAAGAGTTTTATCGAATCATGAATCGCATTTCTGCAGTTGAATTTGTAGACGGTGCGCGAGATTATCGGTTAATGACTCGTCAAATGGTTGAGGCTATTCTTTCTATGACTGAGGTAAATCGTTTTTCGAAAGGGATTTTTAGTTGGGTAGGCTTTGACACCAAATATTTAGAGTTTGAAAATAAAGAACGATCCGCAGGTAAATCTACGTGGTCTATTTGGACATTATTTAAATATTCATTAGATGCCATTGTGGATTTTTCAGATATTCCGTTGGCAATAGCTTCTTTTGTAGGACTTTTTTCGTTTGTTGCAGCTGTTTTCTTTATGATCGTGATTGTTATCCGAACGGTTTTATTTGATGATCCTACAGCAGGTTGGCCATCATTAGTAACCATAATATTAGCTATTGGAGGGTTGCAGCTATTTTGTTTAGGGATCGTTGGGAAATATTTAGGAAAAACATATTTAGAAACGAAGAAAAGACCTATTTATATTTTAAAAGAAACAGATAACAATCAAAAAAACGAAAAGAAACAAAAGAAAGTTCTTTAA
- the nagA gene encoding N-acetylglucosamine-6-phosphate deacetylase produces the protein MANVLTNVTVYTGEEKIEEAFIRFSEEVLAVGKMSDYKKETSDQEQDASGKIVLPGFIDVHSHGGYSYDNMDANSEEINQMIQKMHKEGITSYFATTMTQSYDAIDKALIAINEAAMKNPVIQGIHLEGPFVSVDFKGAQPEEYIRVPDAKQMEKWNKLSGNRIRLVTYASETSDASEFEDYCMSHNIVLSIGHSNATRAQLMDSKASHITHLYNAQRGLHHREPGVTGHAFLEDAIYTEMIVDGYHIHPDMVNLAYKIKGPDRIEVITDSMRAKGLPDGESELGGQKVLVKNNQARLEDGTLAGSVLTFNDAFKNIIAFTSCSIEDAVKMTSVNQAREFGLSQKGSLEAGKDADIIVMTSEFDIKHTFSYGKMVY, from the coding sequence ATGGCTAATGTACTAACAAATGTGACGGTTTATACTGGAGAAGAAAAAATAGAAGAAGCATTTATTCGCTTTTCTGAAGAAGTTCTTGCTGTAGGCAAAATGAGTGACTATAAAAAAGAAACATCTGATCAAGAACAAGACGCTTCTGGGAAAATTGTTTTACCTGGGTTTATTGATGTTCACAGTCATGGTGGATACAGCTATGATAATATGGATGCTAATTCAGAAGAAATCAATCAAATGATCCAAAAAATGCATAAAGAAGGAATCACTTCTTACTTTGCTACAACGATGACGCAATCTTACGATGCTATTGATAAAGCTCTTATTGCTATAAACGAAGCTGCAATGAAAAATCCAGTGATTCAAGGTATTCATTTAGAAGGACCTTTTGTATCTGTGGATTTTAAAGGAGCACAACCTGAGGAGTATATCCGTGTACCAGACGCAAAACAAATGGAGAAATGGAACAAGTTAAGTGGAAATCGTATTCGCTTAGTCACTTATGCTTCTGAAACAAGTGATGCGTCAGAATTTGAAGATTATTGTATGAGTCATAACATTGTTCTTTCAATCGGGCACAGCAACGCAACTAGAGCTCAGCTGATGGACTCTAAAGCTTCTCATATTACACATTTGTACAATGCACAAAGAGGATTGCATCATCGTGAGCCGGGAGTAACAGGGCATGCCTTTTTAGAAGATGCTATCTATACAGAAATGATTGTTGACGGCTATCATATTCATCCTGATATGGTCAACTTAGCTTATAAAATTAAAGGACCAGACCGAATTGAAGTCATCACGGATTCGATGCGTGCAAAAGGTTTGCCTGATGGTGAAAGCGAATTAGGCGGGCAAAAAGTCTTAGTAAAAAATAATCAAGCAAGATTAGAAGATGGAACGTTAGCAGGAAGTGTATTGACGTTTAATGATGCATTTAAAAACATAATAGCTTTTACAAGTTGTTCCATTGAAGACGCCGTAAAAATGACTTCTGTCAATCAAGCAAGAGAATTTGGTTTAAGTCAAAAGGGCAGCCTTGAAGCGGGTAAAGATGCCGATATAATCGTAATGACTAGTGAATTTGATATAAAGCATACATTTAGTTACGGGAAAATGGTTTATTAA
- a CDS encoding glycosyl hydrolase family 28-related protein: MNQEQMIRQKIAFIFPSYASPIKKQNAIDETEKIFRTLAGKLAEQKKGWLTVNGFSNRKTDFTTEPPVLVSKEGEIFPLWKMVLDVEMDWLKKNIKTVSVLDYGALGDGRTDCTLAFKKAVSSGYRRVIVPPGNYVVKGIRLPSHTELIGSGPNQTVLTLHKKAPKKTRLITNQHHVKGNHHIRIEGMTLDWNSARLSSTEKTASGGTYSSGITLAQVKYGIVRNVNVIDPGLHGIDVTSPMYNYFGDGLRAKGGSQFVWLDGIETSGFGDDGITTHHSDHIFISNSYAHHPSGRAHKKGYSNSNGIEIDDGSQHVTLANNFTAFCFGGIEIKAHQTSSAASDVQIIGHYSRQDNRSYNFRHIGHHQGEDEYSVSAFGIRATFLAADCPQKTDLYAASTPRALVVSAYQKVAINHFFALTKIDESSDKIALSIQYRAGEVAVRHIELKNYERSIKPIRIGKETGRVQIDQLE; the protein is encoded by the coding sequence ATGAATCAAGAACAAATGATCCGGCAAAAAATAGCATTTATCTTTCCATCTTATGCTAGTCCAATAAAAAAACAAAATGCTATTGATGAAACAGAAAAAATATTTCGAACGTTAGCTGGCAAATTAGCCGAACAAAAAAAAGGCTGGTTGACAGTAAATGGATTTAGCAATAGGAAAACAGATTTTACAACGGAACCGCCTGTTTTAGTCAGTAAAGAAGGGGAAATTTTTCCACTTTGGAAAATGGTATTGGACGTTGAAATGGATTGGCTGAAAAAGAACATAAAAACGGTATCTGTGCTTGATTATGGTGCACTGGGAGATGGAAGAACAGATTGCACCTTAGCATTTAAAAAAGCTGTTTCTTCAGGTTACAGACGTGTGATTGTGCCCCCAGGTAACTATGTGGTAAAAGGAATCAGACTCCCTTCTCATACCGAACTGATCGGCAGCGGGCCGAATCAAACCGTTCTGACCTTGCATAAAAAAGCGCCTAAAAAAACACGATTGATCACCAACCAACACCATGTAAAAGGTAACCACCATATTCGAATTGAAGGAATGACTCTGGACTGGAATAGTGCTAGGCTGAGCAGCACAGAAAAAACAGCGAGCGGCGGAACTTATTCCAGCGGCATTACTTTAGCCCAAGTTAAATATGGCATAGTTCGAAACGTGAACGTCATTGATCCTGGATTGCACGGAATCGATGTCACATCTCCTATGTACAATTATTTTGGCGATGGTCTTAGAGCAAAAGGCGGCAGTCAATTTGTCTGGCTAGATGGCATTGAGACGAGCGGATTTGGCGACGATGGCATAACGACGCATCACAGCGATCATATCTTTATATCTAATTCTTATGCGCATCATCCCAGCGGCCGTGCTCACAAAAAAGGTTATTCAAATTCTAATGGCATCGAAATAGATGATGGTTCACAACATGTTACTCTGGCAAATAACTTCACTGCTTTTTGCTTTGGCGGAATAGAAATAAAAGCGCATCAAACCAGTTCGGCAGCATCAGACGTACAAATCATTGGTCATTATTCCAGACAAGATAATCGTTCCTATAACTTTAGGCACATTGGTCATCATCAAGGAGAAGATGAGTATTCTGTTTCGGCATTTGGCATCCGAGCAACATTTCTTGCAGCAGACTGCCCTCAAAAAACGGATCTCTATGCAGCTTCAACGCCAAGAGCACTCGTTGTATCTGCTTATCAAAAAGTAGCCATCAATCATTTTTTTGCTTTAACAAAGATAGATGAATCTTCAGATAAAATTGCATTATCTATTCAATACCGAGCGGGGGAAGTAGCTGTAAGACATATTGAACTGAAAAATTATGAGCGTTCAATCAAGCCGATTCGCATAGGAAAAGAAACTGGACGAGTCCAAATAGATCAATTGGAATAA
- the nadE gene encoding ammonia-dependent NAD(+) synthetase, whose protein sequence is MTELRNQIIKAMQVKPSIDPKEEIRKSVDFLKAYLKKHSFLKTLVLGISGGQDSTLVGKLGQIAVNELREETGDISYQFIAIRLPYGEQADEKDAMDAIEFIGADKVVKVNVKPGVDATVQTLEESGTPIKDFVKGNIKARQRMIIQYAIAGSNNGAVLGTDHSAESITGFYTKFGDGGTDINPIFRLNKRQGKALLKELGAPKHLYEKVPTADLEEDKPSLPDEMALGVTYDQIDDYLEGKEIAEAAAQTIESWYVKTEHKRHLPITIFDDFWK, encoded by the coding sequence ATGACTGAATTAAGAAACCAAATCATAAAAGCAATGCAAGTCAAACCATCTATTGATCCAAAAGAAGAAATACGTAAAAGTGTCGATTTTTTAAAAGCGTATTTAAAAAAACATTCCTTTTTAAAAACGCTGGTATTAGGGATCAGTGGAGGCCAAGATTCTACCTTAGTCGGTAAATTAGGCCAAATAGCTGTGAATGAATTGCGTGAAGAAACAGGAGATATTTCTTATCAGTTTATTGCAATACGTCTTCCTTATGGAGAACAAGCAGATGAAAAAGATGCTATGGATGCCATTGAGTTTATTGGTGCAGACAAGGTAGTGAAAGTAAATGTAAAACCTGGAGTGGATGCAACAGTACAAACACTGGAAGAATCAGGTACTCCAATCAAAGATTTTGTTAAAGGAAATATTAAAGCTCGTCAACGCATGATCATCCAATATGCAATAGCTGGAAGCAACAATGGAGCAGTATTAGGAACCGATCATTCTGCAGAATCAATTACTGGATTTTACACAAAATTCGGAGACGGCGGAACGGATATCAATCCTATATTTAGATTAAACAAACGTCAAGGAAAAGCCTTATTAAAAGAATTAGGAGCTCCTAAACATTTGTATGAAAAAGTTCCAACGGCTGATTTAGAAGAAGACAAACCTTCTTTACCAGATGAAATGGCGTTAGGTGTAACGTATGATCAAATTGATGATTACCTAGAAGGAAAAGAAATTGCTGAAGCAGCAGCTCAAACTATTGAGAGTTGGTATGTGAAAACAGAACATAAACGCCATTTGCCGATTACGATTTTTGATGATTTTTGGAAATAA
- a CDS encoding SprT family protein, with protein sequence MNQAELQQLVQETSLAYFGLPFKHQAVFNRRLRTTGGRYHLTSHNLDFNPLILETFGSEEFLGVIKHELCHYHLHLTNQGFQHKDKEFKQLLKEVGGSRFVKSLSKSKPAKSLVLYQCQGCSQLIYRQRRVNTEKYVCGQCKGKLMYIGIRNETVNLKG encoded by the coding sequence ATGAATCAAGCAGAATTACAGCAATTGGTGCAAGAAACGTCATTAGCGTATTTTGGATTACCCTTCAAACACCAAGCCGTATTTAATCGTCGTTTGCGGACTACTGGAGGGCGTTATCATTTAACGTCCCATAATTTAGATTTTAATCCACTCATTCTAGAGACTTTTGGATCAGAAGAATTTTTAGGCGTTATTAAACATGAGCTTTGTCACTATCATTTGCATTTAACGAACCAAGGGTTTCAGCACAAAGATAAGGAATTTAAACAATTATTAAAAGAAGTTGGCGGATCAAGATTTGTAAAGTCGTTAAGTAAATCTAAACCAGCTAAGAGCTTAGTGCTTTACCAATGCCAAGGATGTTCTCAGTTGATTTATCGGCAGCGCAGAGTCAATACCGAAAAGTATGTGTGTGGTCAGTGTAAAGGAAAGTTGATGTACATTGGGATAAGGAACGAAACAGTGAACCTTAAGGGGTGA
- a CDS encoding LTA synthase family protein has translation MKMRKIKKKKKWAFSYKAQTILTGCLKTILVGLIMSIAGNFLLQFFQNQYSFSLAMNFAFNWHTELFLFGAFLLFVLYIWMTSLFGSRWLSALILLLGVLVIGVTTQQKMALRGEPLYPSDFSMIRELPFLIRMIDSKLILAMGIFLLCVVSIAVFILVRKKRKYQWERPVQTKASWLIRGSTFLVASFILFYSSCFNQTGNVFKAAYDRYAYWIPYSQQMNYYNNGFIGGFLYNLGINAMTKPINYSKQQVADIVHKYEEKAAEINESRKAALNDVNIIYMMNESFSDPLDLEGITLSKDPIPKIRELEKTTLSGKILSQGYGGGTANIEFEALTGLSMEPMAASLTTPYTQLVSRMSKLPSIVSYLNQQNYATSAIHPYNTTMYKRKEVYQKLGFKTFLNETNMEFVEKNDRNPYISDQSAYQEVLKQMKHTKESDFIHLVSMQNHMSYSGKYPNTDFSTQGTGNAKEAANYLQDLEYSDDALDDFLTTIEQLPEKTIVVFWGDHLPSFYSESIVETNGSLKMHQTPLIIYSNFAGNEGTLGTISPIYFMNHILTIANAQVTPFYAFLMELEEGLPAFEKGLYLENNTETIITERKDLLKETQDLLNVYDMIQYDVTVGENYSQVLNFFEN, from the coding sequence ATGAAAATGAGAAAAATAAAGAAGAAAAAAAAATGGGCATTTTCATATAAGGCTCAAACGATTTTAACAGGTTGCTTGAAAACGATTCTGGTTGGGCTGATAATGTCAATCGCAGGGAATTTTTTACTGCAATTTTTTCAAAACCAATACAGCTTTTCCTTAGCAATGAATTTTGCTTTCAATTGGCATACAGAATTATTTTTATTCGGAGCGTTTTTACTATTTGTTTTGTACATATGGATGACGTCTCTTTTCGGATCTCGCTGGTTGAGTGCTCTTATCTTGCTTTTAGGTGTACTAGTGATTGGCGTTACAACACAACAGAAAATGGCGTTACGTGGAGAACCATTGTACCCTTCTGATTTTTCGATGATTCGAGAATTGCCTTTTTTGATTCGTATGATTGATAGCAAACTTATTTTAGCAATGGGTATTTTTTTACTTTGTGTAGTAAGTATAGCTGTCTTTATTTTAGTTAGAAAAAAAAGAAAGTACCAATGGGAAAGACCAGTACAAACTAAAGCAAGTTGGCTAATAAGAGGAAGTACATTTCTAGTAGCTAGTTTCATTCTTTTTTACAGTTCTTGTTTTAATCAAACAGGGAATGTATTTAAGGCTGCTTATGATCGGTATGCTTACTGGATTCCTTATAGTCAGCAAATGAATTATTACAACAATGGATTTATCGGAGGGTTTCTATACAATCTTGGTATAAACGCTATGACAAAACCAATAAATTATTCAAAACAACAAGTGGCGGATATTGTTCACAAATATGAAGAAAAAGCTGCAGAGATAAATGAAAGTAGGAAGGCTGCATTAAATGATGTAAATATTATTTATATGATGAATGAAAGTTTTTCAGATCCTTTAGATCTTGAAGGAATAACCCTTTCAAAAGATCCTATTCCCAAGATCCGCGAGTTAGAAAAAACAACTTTAAGCGGAAAAATTCTATCACAAGGGTATGGAGGCGGAACAGCCAATATTGAATTTGAAGCATTAACTGGATTATCAATGGAACCAATGGCAGCTAGTTTAACAACACCATATACACAATTGGTTTCTAGAATGAGTAAATTGCCTTCTATTGTGTCTTATTTGAACCAACAAAATTATGCTACGTCTGCTATCCATCCGTACAATACAACCATGTACAAACGCAAGGAAGTGTATCAAAAGCTTGGATTTAAAACATTTCTAAATGAAACAAATATGGAGTTTGTCGAAAAGAATGATCGAAATCCGTATATTTCAGACCAGTCAGCCTATCAAGAAGTTTTAAAACAAATGAAACACACAAAAGAATCTGATTTTATCCACTTGGTAAGTATGCAAAATCATATGAGTTATAGTGGTAAATACCCAAATACAGATTTTTCAACGCAAGGAACAGGGAACGCTAAAGAAGCTGCTAATTATCTACAAGACTTAGAATATAGTGATGATGCATTAGATGATTTTTTAACAACTATCGAACAATTACCGGAAAAAACGATCGTGGTTTTTTGGGGAGATCATTTGCCTAGTTTTTACAGTGAGAGCATTGTAGAAACCAATGGAAGTTTAAAGATGCATCAGACTCCGCTGATTATCTATTCTAATTTTGCGGGAAACGAGGGTACATTAGGAACAATCAGTCCTATTTATTTCATGAATCATATTTTAACTATTGCAAATGCACAGGTTACTCCTTTTTACGCATTTTTAATGGAATTAGAAGAAGGGTTACCGGCTTTTGAAAAAGGACTATATCTTGAAAATAATACAGAAACAATCATTACTGAACGGAAAGATCTTTTAAAAGAAACTCAAGATTTACTAAATGTATACGATATGATTCAATACGATGTAACAGTAGGAGAAAATTATAGCCAAGTACTTAATTTTTTTGAAAATTGA